Proteins found in one Triticum aestivum cultivar Chinese Spring chromosome 4D, IWGSC CS RefSeq v2.1, whole genome shotgun sequence genomic segment:
- the LOC123096746 gene encoding scarecrow-like protein 33, with translation MIPFHSFQEELCHYHCHCHHQGCHSRLPVFPDLPLMADDDSNCFAVQDHLALPYITQILMEEEDDVDEDNPALLKAQRPFAQILSSSMHASTLMADQGGALALDVHSPSSPIFKFKGVDEVRSLLLLPDGDYSTHMFSTAFLRGMEEANKFLPTNCELTTTGGHDQPKEKSGRGRKDRHGEVEADVSRTSRLVEVGAGEVFDQMLIAHGNETGNSNKKGRKSKTRVVDLHTLLIHCAKAVMDDRRSAGELLKEIKQHASPTGDATQRLAYWFAEGLEARLTGTGSQVYGLLTAECTSTVRHMQAYQLFMSTCCFRKVAFLFANKAIFNAAVGRSRLHIVDYGLHSGFQWPELLRWLASRDGGPPEVRITHVELPQPGVYPEKHMEQIGNRLTDIAQELGVPFKYRAIMAQWQTICVEDLDMEPDEALAVNDQFNFRTLMDESVVIASPNPRDAVLGNISKMKPDVFVQSTVNGSYGTFFLSRFREALFYHSALFDMLDATMPRESKLRLALERDVFGWMVLNAIAYEGEDRVERGETYKHWQIRNQRAGLRQLPLNRETVKMARDMVMGEYHKDFDIDEDHQWLLQGWKGRILYAHSTWVAEGASSHC, from the coding sequence ATGATTCCCTTCCATTCATTCCAGGAAGAGCTTTGCCATTACCATTGTCATTGCCATCACCAAGGCTGCCACTCCCGTCTCCCGGTGTTCCCAGACCTTCCCTTGATGGCCGATGATGACAGCAACTGCTTTGCTGTGCAGGATCACCTGGCACTCCCCTATATCACACAAATCCtcatggaggaggaggatgacgtTGACGAAGACAACCCTGCACTCCTCAAAGCCCAGCGACCCTTTGCCCAAATCCTCTCTTCCAGCATGCATGCCTCCACCTTAATGGCAGACCAAGGCGGCGCCTTGGCCCTCGACGTGCACTCTCCCAGCTCGCCCATCTTCAAGTTCAAGGGTGTTGATGAGGTCCGCAGCTTGCTGTTGCTCCCCGATGGGGACTACAGCACTCACATGTTTAGCACTGCCTTCCTCAGGGGCATGGAAGAGGCCAACAAGTTCTTGCCCACAAACTGTGAGCTGACGACCACCGGTGGGCATGATCAACCCAAGGAGAAAAGTGGCAGGGGCCGCAAGGACAGGCATGGTGAGGTGGAGGCTGATGTCAGTAGGACTAGCAGATTGGTGGAAGTTGGTGCTGGCGAGGTGTTCGACCAAATGCTCATTGCCCATGGCAATGAGACTGGGAACAGCAACAAGAAGGGGAGAAAGAGCAAGACGCGGGTGGTTGACCTGCACACACTGCTGATCCACTGCGCTAAGGCGGTGATGGATGACCGCCGTAGTGCAGGTGAGTTACTCAAGGAGATCAAGCAGCATGCATCACCAACTGGGGATGCCACACAGCGGCTTGCCTACTGGTTTGCTGAGGGGCTGGAAGCGCGGCTGACCGGCACAGGGAGCCAGGTGTACGGGTTGCTCACGGCGGAGTGCACCTCTACTGTGAGGCATATGCAGGCCTACCAGCTGTTCATGTCCACTTGCTGTTTCAGGAAGGTAGCCTTCTTGTTTGCCAACAAGGCCATTTTCAATGCAGCAGTCGGGAGAAGCAGGTTGCATATCGTGGATTATGGCCTCCATTCTGGGTTCCAGTGGCCTGAGCTGCTGCGCTGGTTGGCTTCAAGGGATGGTGGCCCACCGGAGGTCAGGATCACCCACGTTGAACTCCCACAGCCTGGGGTCTACCCGGAAAAACATATGGAGCAGATAGGTAATCGGCTGACTGACATTGCACAAGAGCTTGGTGTGCCGTTCAAGTACCGTGCTATCATGGCACAGTGGCAGACCATTTGCGTTGAGGACCTGGACATGGAACCTGACGAGGCGCTTGCTGTGAATGACCAGTTCAATTTCAGGACCTTAATGGATGAGAGTGTCGTCATAGCCAGCCCGAACCCCAGGGATGCCGTCCTCGGCAACATCAGCAAGATGAAGCCAGACGTGTTTGTCCAAAGCACCGTGAATGGCTCCTACGGCACCTTCTTCTTGTCACGGTTCAGAGAGGCCCTCTTCTATCACTCTGCGCTATTTGACATGCTTGATGCAACCATGCCACGGGAGAGCAAACTGCGGCTGGCGCTGGAGCGTGACGTCTTTGGGTGGATGGTCCTGAATGCCATCGCATATGAGGGAGAGGACCGAGTGGAGCGCGGTGAGACCTATAAGCATTGGCAGATCAGAAACCAACGAGCAGGCCTGAGGCAGCTGCCACTGAACAGAGAGACTGTTAAGATGGCTAGGGACATGGTCATGGGTGAGTACCACAAGGATTTTGACATAGACGAGGATCACCAGTGGCTGCTACAGGGATGGAAGGGTCGTATTCTCTACGCCCACTCAACATGGGTGGCAGAGGGAGCTAGCTCCCATTGTTAG
- the LOC123096745 gene encoding scarecrow-like protein 14, with translation MAATPEEFLGQQGFLARLEPPSPSLFLGLPPTPRGEEDGDSSFDDMALPYISRLLEEDMEDHFFYLYPNHPALLRAQLPFAQILVDVADSASGSTSALSPSSSTSTFDATASTTPSATSPYDAAIQISRPPYAQVLGLASGSPDTQSSALLSCDEEAQNPSSDFVIGNYLLPGDQDMLNLAFLKGMEEASKFLPPNSSLPAMKVDQVVGGALAGAGLKKKRDTLDPDMGRASKLMMPEQEEDGARELFDEMMFQEHEICMKGVQQLRIPVDSEPGKNRRKKGRPRRDSSDSEMVDLHTLLLNCAQALSTDNRRTASELLKRIRQHSTPKGNAAQRLAHYFAEALDARLAGRGSELYQSLMARRTSVADFLKANQLYMAACCCKKVAFIFANKTICNAVVGKSRLHIVDYGLSQGLQWPGLLRMLAAREGGPPEVKITGIDLPQPGFHGAYHIEETGRRLSNFARVFGVPFKFHGIAAKRETVQPEDLNIDRDEVLVVISLCHFRLLMDENLGFDTPSPRDQVLNNIRKMRPDVFIHGIMNGSYGATYFLTRFREALFNYSAQFDLLDATVPRDNEGRLLLERDIFGRSALNVIACEGADRVERPETYKQWQLRNHRAGLRQLPLNPDVVRLVLDKVKDNYHKDFVVDEDQRWLLHRWKGRVLYALSTWVADNAT, from the coding sequence ATGGCCGCCACGCCGGAGGAGTTCCTGGGGCAGCAGGGTTTCCTTGCGCGGCTGGAGCCGCCCTCGCCGTCCCTGTTCCTCGGCCTGCCGCCGACGCCCCGCGGCGAGGAGGACGGGGACTCCTCGTTTGACGACATGGCACTGCCCTACATCTCGCGCCTGCTGGAGGAGGACATGGAGGACCACTTCTTCTACCTGTACCCCAACCACCCCGCGCTCCTCCGGGCGCAGCTGCCCTTTGCGCAGATCCTCGTCGACGTCGCCGACAGCGCCAGCGGCTCCACCTCCGCGCtctcgccgtcctcctccacctccaccttcgACGCCACTGCCTCCACAACCCCCAGCGCTACATCGCCCTACGACGCAGCGATCCAGATCTCACGCCCGCCCTACGCCCAAGTACTGGGCCTTGCCTCAGGTTCACCGGACACCCAGAGCTCGGCGCTCCTCAGCTGCGACGAGGAAGCCCAAAACCCTAGCTCTGACTTCGTCATTGGGAATTATTTGTTGCCCGGCGACCAGGACATGCTCAACTTGGCCTTCCTCAAAGGCATGGAGGAGGCGAGCAAGTTCTTGCCGCCCAACAGCAGCCTCCCGGCCATGAAGGTGGATCAAGTGGTGGGCGGAGCGCTCGCTGGAGCCGGCCTCAAGAAAAAGAGGGACACTCTAGATCCAGACATGGGCAGGGCCAGCAAATTGATGATGCCGGAGCAGGAAGAGGATGGCGCACGAGAGCTGTTCGACGAAATGATGTTCCAGGAACACGAGATATGCATGAAGGGGGTTCAGCAGCTTCGCATCCCCGTGGACAGCGAACCCGGGAAGAACAGACGGAAGAAGGGACGGCCAAGACGGGACTCGAGTGACAGTGAGATGGTGGACCTGCACACGCTGCTGCTGAACTGCGCCCAGGCGCTGTCCACAGATAACCGCCGGACCGCAAGTGAGCTGCTGAAAAGAATCAGGCAGCATTCGACCCCAAAGGGTAATGCGGCGCAAAGACTGGCGCATTATTTTGCCGAGGCGCTGGATGCACGGCTGGCGGGTAGGGGGAGCGAGCTGTACCAGTCGCTCATGGCAAGGCGTACCTCGGTTGCAGACTTTCTCAAGGCCAACCAGCTTTACATGGCAGCTTGCTGCTGCAAAAAGGTGGCGTTCATCTTTGCCAACAAGACCATCTGCAATGCTGTGGTAGGGAAGAGCCGATTGCACATTGTGGACTATGGTCTGAGTCAAGGACTGCAGTGGCCGGGCCTGTTACGTATGCTTGCAGCTAGAGAAGGTGGACCACCAGAGGTGAAGATCACCGGCATTGACCTCCCTCAACCTGGGTTCCATGGAGCCTACCATATTGAGGAGACAGGGCGCAGGCTCAGCAACTTCGCCCGCGTGTTCGGTGTGCCGTTTAAGTTCCATGGTATTGCAGCAAAGCGGGAGACAGTCCAGCCAGAGGACCTGAACATCGACCGTGATGAGGTGCTTGTGGTGATTAGTCTTTGCCATTTCAGGCTTTTGATGGACGAAAACCTCGGCTTTGATACTCCGAGCCCCAGGGATCAGGTCCTCAACAACATCAGGAAGATGCGCCCAGACGTGTTCATCCATGGCATTATGAATGGCTCGTATGGTGCTACATACTTCCTGACACGGTTCAGGGAGGCACTGTTCAATTACTCGGCCCAATTTGACCTGCTGGATGCGACAGTCCCCCGGGATAATGAAGGGCGTCTGCTGCTTGAGCGCGACATCTTCGGGCGGTCTGCCCTGAATGTCATTGCATGTGAGGGCGCAGACCGGGTGGAGCGCCCTGAGACATACAAGCAGTGGCAGCTCCGGAACCACCGGGCAGGGCTGAGGCAGCTGCCATTGAATCCAGATGTTGTTAGGCTTGTGCTGGACAAGGTTAAGGACAACTACCACAAGGACTTCGTCGTTGATGAGGATCAGCGGTGGTTGCTGCACAGGTGGAAGGGGCGTGTGCTCTATGCCCTGTCAACATGGGTTGCCGACAATGCAACCTAG